The following is a genomic window from Crossiella equi.
CCGTCCTGCTGGTCACCCACTTCATGGCCGAGGCCGAGCGGCTGTGCGACCGCGTCGCGGTCATCGACGCCGGCCGCGTGGTCGCCCTGGACAGCCCCGAGGGCCTGGTCGCCGCGGTCGGCGCCGAGCAGCGCATCCGCTTCCGCCCGTCCACGCCGTTGCCGCCCGGCCTGCTGGAGAACTTGGCCGAAGTGTCCGAAGTGGACATCAAGGGCAAGCTGGTCGTGGTGCGCGGCAACGGGAACCTGCTGCAGGCGGTCACCGCCACGCTGGCCCGCGCCGGGATCATCGCCCAGGACCTGCGCCTGGAGCAGACCGGCCTCGACGACGCCTTCGTCGCCCTCACCCGCAAGCCCTGAGCTCCCGCGTCCGGAGAGGATCCGCGATGTCCACCTTCACCAAGATCACCGCCACCGAGCTGAAGCTGCTGCTGCGCGAACCCGCGTCCTGGCTGCTGGTGCTGCTCATGCCGGTGGTGCTGGTCGCCGTGTTCGGCGTGATCAGCTCACCGCGCACCAACACCAGCTCGGTGGTCACCTACTTCCCGGCCATGGCGCTGGCGCTGGGCATCAGCCAGCTCGCGCTCAACCTGCTGCCCACCACCCTGGCCAACTACCGGGAACACGGCATACTCCGTCGCATGGCCACCACCCCCGTGCACCCGGGCAAGCTGCTGGGCGCGCAGCTCGCGGTCAGCGCGCTGATGGCCCTGGTCTCGCTGGCCCTGGTGCTGCTGGTCGGCTCGCTCGGCTTCGGCTTCCCACTGCCGAGGCAGCCGCTCGGCTTCGCCCTGGCCTTCCTGCTCGGCACCAGCGCGCTGTTCGCGATCGCCCTGGTCATCGCGGCGGTGGCCCCGACCACCCGGGTGGCCACCGGGATCGGCGTGGGCGTGTTCTTCCTGTCCATCCTGCTCGGCGGCGTGTCCTTCCCGGCCGAGATCATGCCCGGGTTCATGAACACCCTGTCCGGCTACCTGCCGATCGGCGCGTCCATGCAGGCGTTGCGCGCCAGCTGGGGCGGCGAGTGGCCGGAGACGGTGCCGTTGCTGGTGCTGGGCGCCCTGACCGTCGTGTGCTCGGGCATCGCCGCCCGCATGTTCCGCTGGGAGTGAGGCAGCCGTGACCGCATGCGCCCCGCTGCCGCACGAGCGTTTGGCCGAACCGGCCCGCTGGGTCTACCTGCTGTGGGTCTACGGCGCGCTGGCCCTGTCGGTGTTCCTGGTCGGCGTCACCGGCTGGCCGCGGGGCGCGGAGCTCGTCACGATGTGGGTGGCGGTGGGCCTGGCCGCGCTGTGGCTGCCCTGGATGCCGGACGTGGCCCGCAGGGGCCGCAACTCCTGGCAGGTCACCGGCTACTACGTGGTGCTGGCTGTCCTGGGCGCGGTCCTGCTGGGCATCAACCCGCAGTTCTCCCCGTTCGCCTCGGTCGAGTTCTCCTTCTCCTTCGTCCTGTTCGAGGCCCGGGCGGCCCTGCTGGCGGCGGGCCTGACGGCGGTGCTGAACCTCGCGGTCCAGACCGAGTGGCTGACCAAGGAGGTCCCGCCGTACGCGGCGATCCTGGGCGTGGTGGTCCCGCTGGGCGTGGGCGGCTGGCTGCTGGGCCAGGAGGCCGAACGCCGCCGCCGCACGGTGCTCGAGCTGCGCCAGGCGCTGGCGGAGAACGAGGGCCTGCACAACCAGCTGCTGACCCAGGCCCGCGAGGCGGGCGTCCGGGAGGAACGCGAACGCCTGGCCCGGGAGGTCCACGACACGGTGGCCCAGGGCCTGACGGGCATCATCGCCCAGCTGAACGCGGCCGACCGCACCTCCCCGGACGCCCGCCAGGCCCACCTGGCCCAGGTCCGCGCACTGGCCTCCTCGAGCCTGGCCGAAGCCCGCCGGGCGGTCCAGGCCCTCCGCCCGGAAGCCCTGGAGGACTCCCACCTCCCAGAAGCTTTGCAGGACCTCGCCACCCACTGGTCACACACCTCGGGCCTGACCCCGGAGGTCGAGGTGACAGGCGCCCCGACCCGCCTCGCCACCGACGTCGAGGTCGCCCTCTACCGGGTGGCCCAGGAGTCCCTGACCAACATCGCCAAACACGCGAACGCGACCAGAACGGTCCTGACCCTCTCCTACGAGGACGAGGCGGTACTGTTGGACGTGGTCGACAACGGCGAAGGCTTCGACCCGGAGGAGTCCACAGTGGACGGCTACGGCCTCTCGGTGATGCGCCAAAGACTGGAATCGGTGGGCGGCACCCTCACCGTCGAGGCCACGAGGAACCAAGGAACGGCGATCTCCGCGGTGATCCCGCGATGACAACCCCGATCCGCCTCCTCATCGTCGACGACCACCCGATCGTCCGCAACGGCCTGGTAGCGGCCTTCACCACCGAACCGGACATCGAAGTGGTGGCCGAAGCGTCCAACGGCCTTGAAGCCCTGGAAGCGGCGAAAACCCACCAGATCGACGTGGCCCTGATGGACCTCCGCATGCCGGAGATGGACGGCGTCCAGGCGACCCGGGCCCTCCGCCAGGACTCCCCGAACACCAGGGTCCTGGTCCTGACCACCTTCGACACCGACTCCGACGTCCTCCCGGCGATCGAAGCGGGCGCAACGGGCTACCTCCTCAAAGACGCCCCACCGGAAGACGTCCTCAAAGCCATCCGTGCCGCGGCCAAAGGCGAATCGATCCTCTCCCCGACCATCGCGGGCCGCCTGCTCAACCAGGTCCGCCGCCCCACCAAGACCACCCTGAGCAAACGCGAACTCGAAGTCCTCACCCTGGTCGCCGAAGGCGCCACCAACCGCGAAGCCGCCCGCCGCCTCTTCATCAGCGAAGCGAGCATCAAAACCCACCTGCTCCACATCTACGCCAAACTCAACGCCCGAGACCGAGCCGCCGCCGTGGCCACGGCCTACCGCCAGGGCCTCCTGTGACTTCCCCCCGCCCAAGCCCCGGGCCGCCGGACGCACCAGACCGGCCACCGGGCGCGTGAGGCCCCGGCCATCGGGCTCCTCCGCTGTCGGCACCGGTCCAGCCCGCGCCCGTGCCTCGCCGGCGGGCAGCGTTGCCCCACCCGCCCCGCGTTTCGGGTCGGGTGCGCCGTCTTCGCGGGAGCCGGTCTCCAGGCCCACGGGTCCGGCCCGCCGCCGCGCCACCGCCTTCCCCCAGCGGATCGTTTTGCGCGGGCATTTCGTTTCGTACGAACACGCCACGATCGGGTGGTCTCCCTGAGTGGTGGACCGGAGCCCGGCTCAGGCCCCTCCTGGGCCTGTCACCAGCGGAAATGGTACCCGTTCGGGTCAGGGGGCCAGGGCCAGGTAGACCAGCAAGGCGACCGCGATGGCCAGGAGGGCCATGCCCGCGAAGACCAGGGCAGTGCGGCGTGGGGGCGGGGCTGTGGGTGGGGTCGGTGGGGGCGGGGTCGCGGCGGAGCCGTCGACGATGCGGCCCAGCAGTTCGCGGAGCTGGTCCGGGGTGGGGCGGTCGACCGGGTTGCGGCGCAGCATCGCCGTGACCACCGGGGCCAGGACGCCCGCCTTGGTCATGGGTGGGGCGTCCGCGGTGATCGTGGCCGTCAGGGTGGCCGCCGCCGTGTCGCGCTGGAACGGGCTGCGGCCCTCGACCGCCGTGTACAGCGTCGCGCCCAGGGACCACAGGTCTGAGGCCGGGCGGGGGAGCTGGCCCTTCAGGCGTTCCGGTGCCAGGTAGCCCGGGGAGCCGTGCAGGGCACCCGTGGTGGCCGCCGTCTCGGCCTCGGTCAGCCTGGCCACGCCGAAGTCGGTCAGGAACACCCGGCCGTCGTCCCGGACCATCACGTTCGCCGGTTTCACGTCCCGGTGCAGGATGCCCCGGTGGTGCGCCGTGTCCAGGGCCTCCAGGACGGACAGGCCGATGCGGGCCGCCACGTGCGGGCGGAGCGGGCCGCTGTCGTCCACGAGTTGTTGCAGGGAGCTGCCCGGGATTTGTTCCATGACGATCCACGGGCGGCCGTCGGCTGTCACCAGATCGTGAATTCGGACCACG
Proteins encoded in this region:
- a CDS encoding ABC transporter permease; the protein is MSTFTKITATELKLLLREPASWLLVLLMPVVLVAVFGVISSPRTNTSSVVTYFPAMALALGISQLALNLLPTTLANYREHGILRRMATTPVHPGKLLGAQLAVSALMALVSLALVLLVGSLGFGFPLPRQPLGFALAFLLGTSALFAIALVIAAVAPTTRVATGIGVGVFFLSILLGGVSFPAEIMPGFMNTLSGYLPIGASMQALRASWGGEWPETVPLLVLGALTVVCSGIAARMFRWE
- a CDS encoding sensor histidine kinase, which translates into the protein MTACAPLPHERLAEPARWVYLLWVYGALALSVFLVGVTGWPRGAELVTMWVAVGLAALWLPWMPDVARRGRNSWQVTGYYVVLAVLGAVLLGINPQFSPFASVEFSFSFVLFEARAALLAAGLTAVLNLAVQTEWLTKEVPPYAAILGVVVPLGVGGWLLGQEAERRRRTVLELRQALAENEGLHNQLLTQAREAGVREERERLAREVHDTVAQGLTGIIAQLNAADRTSPDARQAHLAQVRALASSSLAEARRAVQALRPEALEDSHLPEALQDLATHWSHTSGLTPEVEVTGAPTRLATDVEVALYRVAQESLTNIAKHANATRTVLTLSYEDEAVLLDVVDNGEGFDPEESTVDGYGLSVMRQRLESVGGTLTVEATRNQGTAISAVIPR
- a CDS encoding response regulator, which translates into the protein MTTPIRLLIVDDHPIVRNGLVAAFTTEPDIEVVAEASNGLEALEAAKTHQIDVALMDLRMPEMDGVQATRALRQDSPNTRVLVLTTFDTDSDVLPAIEAGATGYLLKDAPPEDVLKAIRAAAKGESILSPTIAGRLLNQVRRPTKTTLSKRELEVLTLVAEGATNREAARRLFISEASIKTHLLHIYAKLNARDRAAAVATAYRQGLL
- a CDS encoding serine/threonine-protein kinase — encoded protein: MNVLLANRYRLDDELGRGGMSVVWCGYDTLLERAVAIKELRGQSDWTPATAAAHHERIRREAASAARLDHPNVVRIHDLVTADGRPWIVMEQIPGSSLQQLVDDSGPLRPHVAARIGLSVLEALDTAHHRGILHRDVKPANVMVRDDGRVFLTDFGVARLTEAETAATTGALHGSPGYLAPERLKGQLPRPASDLWSLGATLYTAVEGRSPFQRDTAAATLTATITADAPPMTKAGVLAPVVTAMLRRNPVDRPTPDQLRELLGRIVDGSAATPPPPTPPTAPPPRRTALVFAGMALLAIAVALLVYLALAP